A section of the Centroberyx gerrardi isolate f3 chromosome 8, fCenGer3.hap1.cur.20231027, whole genome shotgun sequence genome encodes:
- the LOC144539632 gene encoding uncharacterized protein LOC144539632 — translation MAVQLVLALLALCTLSAASSEPNCEELVKPLQDRSPIFGKWIFHAGTSDNEEFLKGLKTIKNSWIHLAAINNSDAMNLRWGDKIDGKCIEAEVNSTFAGNSTMVTFNFNGSSSDHVGKYLETCPDCILWTDKSETVTNGETKKGRNLFLFTKTGKVEASQLEVFKKQAACLNFPSEFHFGEDTDLCPDEKEAASPVNEE, via the exons ATGGCAGTTCAGCTTGTGTTGGCTCTGCTGGCTCTCTGCACCCTGAGTGCTGCATCTTCTGAACCTAACTGTGAAGAGCTGGTTAAACCTCTGCAGGACCGAAGCCCA ATTTTTGGGAAATGGATTTTCCATGCCGGGACCTCAGACAATGAAGAATTCCTGAAGGGGCTTAAAACCATCAAAAACTCCTGGATTCACCTCGCAGCTATAAACAACAGTGATGCCATGAACCTGCGCTGGGGAGACAAAAT AGATGGAAAATGTATTGAGGCAGAGGTTAATTCCACCTTTGCAGGAAACTCCACTATGGTGACTT TCAACTTTAACGGCTCCTCATCTGACCATGTTGGGAAATACCTGGAGACCTGTCCTGACTGCATCCTGTGGACAGACAAGTCAGAGACGGTGACCAATGGGGAaacaaaaaaaggcagaaacctcttcctcttca CGAAGACTGGGAAAGTGGAGGCTTCTCAGCTGGAGGTTTTCAAGAAACAGGCAGCGTGCCTCAACTTTCCCTCTGAGTTCCACTTTGGAGAAGACACAG ACTTGTGTCCTGATGAGAAGGAGGCTGCCTCACCGGTAAATGAGGAATAA
- the LOC144539615 gene encoding uncharacterized protein LOC144539615 — translation MAVCVVVSLLALTSLSAASSPDCKDLVKPFIPEDPKLVFGRWVYVMGSGDPKPYHKALESLKSSWIDLSPTSDSQIVTLRWGDHCFNRCILGEVNATVSGVATIFRKNLSDHKGHILQTCSDCLLWTDTFRNGDVTGRYLMQFTRTGKIDPKDVEIFKKQVGCLNFPENFHTYDGKTELCPDNKESAEQSEQEKNRG, via the exons atggctgtgtgtgttgttgtatcACTGCTGGCTCTCACTTCCCTCAGCGCTGCATCCTCACCCGACTGTAAGGACTTGGTCAAACCTTTTATACCAGAGGACCCCAAATTG GTGTTTGGGAGATGGGTGTATGTGATGGGGTCCGGTGACCCCAAGCCTTACCACAAGGCACTGGAGTCTCTAAAAAGCTCCTGGATAGACTTGTCTCCCACTTCTGACAGTCAAATTGTAACTTTACGTTGGGGAGATCACTGCTT TAATCGGTGTATCTTGGGTGAGGTAAATGCAACAGTCTCAGGAGTTGCTACCATATTTCGCA AAAATTTGTCAGATCACAAAGGGCATATTCTGCAGACTTGCTCTGACTGCCTGCTGTGGACAGATACCTTTCGGAACGGGGACGTCACCGGGAGATACCTCATGCAGTTCA CAAGGACAGGGAAAATTGATCCCAAAGATGTTGAAATTTTCAAGAAACAGGTTGGGTGTCTGAACTTCCCGGAGAACTTCCACACCTATGATGGGAAAACAG AGCTGTGCCCAGACAACAAGGAGAGTGCAGAGCAGAGTgagcaagaaaaaaacagaggctgA
- the f2r gene encoding proteinase-activated receptor 1 codes for MKQSLSAMVYSSIGLLVLFSLQSSAFIPPNGSGPFLRTFSGHFVMVTDEPIDYLDLSVLNDRGSGSGVEQEPVKKHSHHGPHRPPKKQYSVSDEAKGFLQGRLATTFVPTVYTFVFIISVPLNLVAVVMFVRRIRPRKPAVIYMLNLACADLLFGLLLPFKIAYHYNGNNWIYGSFMCRVVTAAFYCNMYCSVLLMMCISIDRFLAVVYPMDSLTWRSPQTASAVCVAMWLLGLGGVMPLLISGQTIHLPDLGITTCHDVQDVDKLQAYYLYFFPIYSSVFFFIPLIFTVVCYVRIVQALAATNVENRSKKTRAVVMAVAVLVVFVACFTPTNIILMVHYVQLAHKGSDSSYQAYLLSMCVGSLSCCLDPVIYYFGSSQCQRQVAVLLGCRLLPGSDSSSETGSTRTSGRTDSTKSSKMENLQTALESHYRRLIA; via the exons ATGAAACAATCACTCTCAGCCATGGTTTACTCATCAATAGGGTTGTTAGTATTATTTTCTCTCCAGAGCTCGGCATTTATCCCCCCAAATG GCTCGGGGCCTTTCCTGAGGACTTTTTCTGGTCACTTTGTCATGGTGACTGATGAGCCAATAGACTACCTTGACCTGTCTGTGTTGAATGACAGGGGGTCCGGCTCGGGCGTGGAGCAGGAGCCAGTGAAGAAGCACAGCCACCACGGCCCACACCGCCCTCCCAAGAAGCAGTATTCTGTCTCAGACGAGGCCAAAGGCTTTCTCCAGGGTCGCCTGGCAACTACCTTCGTACCGACCGTTTACACCTTCGTCTTCATCATCAGCGTGCCCCTCAACCTTGTTGCCGTGGTGATGTTTGTGCGTCGCATCCGTCCCAGGAAGCCCGCGGTGATCTACATGCTGAACCTGGCCTGTGCTGACCTGCTGTTTGGCCTGCTCCTTCCCTTCAAGATCGCTTACCATTACAATGGCAACAACTGGATCTACGGCTCCTTCATGTGCAGAGTTGTCACGGCAGCCTTCTACTGCAACATGTATTGCTCTGTCCTGCTCATGATGTGTATCAGTATAGACCGCTTCCTGGCTGTGGTTTACCCCATGGACTCGCTGACGTGGCGCAGCCCTCAAACGGCTTCTGCCGTGTGTGTTGCCATGTGGCTGCTGGGCCTCGGAGGGGTGATGCCACTGCTGATCTCAGGGCAGACCATCCATTTACCAGACCTGGGCATCACCACCTGCCACGATGTGCAGGATGTGGACAAACTACAGGCTTACTACCTTTACTTCTTCCCCATCtactcctctgtcttcttcttcattcCCCTTATCTTCACTGTTGTGTGTTACGTGCGTATCGTCCAGGCGCTGGCCGCAACCAATGTGGAGAACCGCTCCAAGAAGACTCGGGCGGTGGTGATGGCTGTGGCTGTGCTGGTGGTGTTTGTGGCCTGCTTCACCCCCACTAACATCATCCTGATGGTTCACTATGTTCAGCTGGCCCATAAGGGCAGTGACAGTTCCTACCAGGCCTACCTGCTCTCCATGTGCGTAGGTAGCCTCAGCTGCTGTCTGGATCCAGTCATCTACTACTTTGGCTCCTCCCAGTGCCAGAGGCAGGTGGCGGTGCTGCTAGGATGCAGGCTGCTGCCAGGGTCAgacagcagctcagaaaccggAAGTACCAGAACCAGCGGGCGGACGGACAGCACCAAGTCGAGCAAGATGGAGAACCTTCAGACCGCTCTGGAGAGCCATTACAGGAGGCTGATAGCTTGA
- the LOC139912105 gene encoding saxitoxin and tetrodotoxin-binding protein 1-like, translating to MAAQLVVALLALASLGAASEPDCKELVKPLVLDSHSPIYGKWVLHVGSWDEPGLKSDLVSVKSSWVELSASSDSGVITIYWADRLDEDKCLQGVANATISGMTSHTTFNINGHTSYHDGKYYETCSDCLLSEDTTLLPDGETKGRYLFLFTRTGKLEPSELETFKKQAECLKLLPEYHFGGTDLCADNRATAKPAENTENAETTEPTAQ from the exons ATGGCTGCACAGCTGGTTGTCGCTCTGCTGGCTCTCGCCTCCCTGGGCGCCGCATCTGAGCCGGACTGTAAGGAGCTGGTTAAACCCCTGGTCCTGGACAGCCACAGCCCC ATCTATGGGAAATGGGTGCTGCATGTGGGGTCGTGGGACGAGCCCGGCCTGAAGAGCGACCTGGTGTCGGTGAAGAGCTCCTGGGTGGAGCTGTCCGCCTCCTCAGACAGCGGAGTCATCACCATCTACTGGGCAGACCGCCT AGATGAGGATAAATGCCTTCAAGGTGTTGCCAATGCCACCATCTCAGGAATGACCAGTCACACCACCT TTAATATCAACGGTCACACTTCGTATCATGATGGGAAATACTATGAGACTTGCTCTGACTGCCTGCTGTCTGAAGACACCACCCTCCTTCCTGATGGAGAGACGAAGGGGCGatacctcttcctcttca CAAGGACCGGGAAGCTGGAGCCGTCTGAATTAGAGACCTTCAAGAAGCAGGCGGAGTGTCTCAAGTTGCTCCCTGAGTACCACTTTGGAGGCACAG ATCTATGTGCAGATAATAGAGCAACTGCAAAGCCTGCTGAGAATACAGAGAACGCCGAAACTACCGAGCCAACTGCACAGTAA